Within Bradymonas sediminis, the genomic segment ACGTCGCGGGCATTCGCACCCAGGCTAAAAAAGACGGCGATGATTATATCATCAGCGGCCAAAAGACCTGGATCACCAACGGTACGCGCGCTGATTTTGTGACGCTCGCGGCGCGCACTGACATGAATAATCGCTACGGGGGCGTCAGCCTCTTTTTGGTGCCGACCGATACGCCGGGATTTAGCGTGGGCAAAAAGCTTGAGAAGATCGGCAATCATTGCTCGGATACCGCCGAACTCTTCTTCGACAATTGCCGTATCCCGAAGCGCTACCTACTCGGCGAAGAAGGCCACGGATTTTATTATATTATGCAGAATTTTCAGGGCGAGCGGCTGGTCGGGGCGCTCAGCGGCGTCGCCGGGGCGCAATTGGTGCTCGATGAGACCAAGGATTATTGCCGCGAGCGCCACGCCTTTGGAAAGCCGCTGATGGGCTTTCAGGTGACGCGCCACAATATCGTCGAGATGGAGACCGAGCTTGAGGCCTGTCGCACGCTCACCTACCACGCGGCGGACCTCTACGAGCGTGGGCTCCCCGCCCAGCGCGAGATTTCGATGGCGAAGTTGATGGCCGGCGACGTGTCAATGAAAGTCATCGACCGCTGCCTGCAGCTCTACGGCGGCATGGGCTATGTCGAGGAGGGACCGGTGGCGCGGCGGTGGCGCGACGCGCGCTTGCTCAGCATCGGCGGCGGCACCTCCGAGATCATGAAGGAGATCATTACCAAGGTCATCGGACTGTGAGGCGGGGTTAGGTCGGCGCGTTTTGGGACGCGCCGAAGCCTTCGCAATCAAGGCAACCATTCAGATCGGCGACGCGGCGGCGAGGGGGAATCTCGCCGCCGCGTTATGCGTTTGAGTTTGGCGAGTAAATCGTGGCAGTATCCCGCCGCGGCGATCCCGCGCCGTCGAAGTCCTTTGTGATGCCCCGAACCATGCCTGAGACTATGCCAAATACCGAAGTTACCCCCGCCGTCGACTCTGCTGAATCCGAAGCTATTGAGAGCGATTTGCCCCAGCAATATGTGACGTTGCGCGGCGTGCGCACGCATAATCTAAAGGGCATTGATTGCAAGATTCCGCACGGAAAGCTCACCGTTATCAGCGGCGTGAGCGGCTCCGGGAAGTCGAGCCTGGCCTTCGACACGCTCTACGCCGAGGGGCAGCGCCGCTACACGGAGTCGCTGTCGACCTACGCGCGCCAGTTTTTGCAGCGCATGGAGCGCCCGCCGGTCGAGGCGGTCAAGAATATCCAGCCGGCGCTCGCGCTTCGCCAGAAGAACGACGTCTCGAACGCGCGCTCGACGGTCGGCACGATCACCGAGGTCGATGACCACCTGCAGCTCGTGTACACG encodes:
- a CDS encoding acyl-CoA dehydrogenase family protein — translated: MTEKIWPQFSEEHDQFRALVRRFAENELAPHAEEWEAARFFPNEVFRQMGELGLLGGRYAEDVGGIGGDIWHTAVLAEELPRCRMAGLTMGVLVQSDMATPIIAEVGTAEQQQEFLAPAVRGEKIAALGVSEPGAGSDVAGIRTQAKKDGDDYIISGQKTWITNGTRADFVTLAARTDMNNRYGGVSLFLVPTDTPGFSVGKKLEKIGNHCSDTAELFFDNCRIPKRYLLGEEGHGFYYIMQNFQGERLVGALSGVAGAQLVLDETKDYCRERHAFGKPLMGFQVTRHNIVEMETELEACRTLTYHAADLYERGLPAQREISMAKLMAGDVSMKVIDRCLQLYGGMGYVEEGPVARRWRDARLLSIGGGTSEIMKEIITKVIGL